The sequence GCCATGCGGTTATTAAGCGTGGCCTGAGGGATAAAATTCTTTTTTCATCGCATAATCTGGTTACGGATGGGGTTTTTGGTGAAATGAATCTGATTTTTTGTCGTAATGTGTTTATTTATTTTGACAAAGACCTTCAGAACAGAGTTCTGAAATTATTTCATGACAGCCTCTGCCCGGGCGGGTTCCTATGCCTGGGCACAAAGGAAAGCATCAAATTTACCGAATTATCAGATGCATTTGAAAGCGTCTGTGACCAGGAAAAAATATACCGTAAGCGGCGTTAGTCAAAAAGGACAATATCGGTGGCAGTATCGAAACATTCATATGAAGCTGTTGTGGTTGGCGTTTCAGCCGGCGGACTGGCCGCGCTTGTAGAGGTTCTGCCTAAGTTTGACATAAACATGATGCTTCCTGTCATGATTGTGCAGCATCAAAGTAATGATTCTGATGATTTCCTGGTCAGATATTTTGATCAATTGTGCCGGCAATCCGTGAGAGAGGTCGAAGACAAAATGCCGGTGGAATCCGGCACAATTTATTTTGCACCGGCCAACTATCATCTATTGGTGGAACCCGATAGAACCCTTTCCTTGTCAACAGAAGCCCGGGTGAATTACTCGCGCCCTTCTATTGATGTCCTGTTTGAATCGGCAGCAGATACTTACATGGACAGACTGGTGGGCATCATCCTGACCGGGGCTAACCCAGACGGAACAAATGGTGCGGCCAGGATTAAAGAACTGGGGGGACTGATTATCGCCCAGGACCCGGAGACCGCCGAGGCAAAAGCCATGCCGATGTCCGTGATCAAACATGTCCAGGTAGACCATATCCTTCCTTTGAATAGGATAGGGGATTTTGTTAACAGGCTGAATTAAAAAGAAAATTAATGAAGAAAATTTCCATACTGGCCGTTGATGACCGGCCTGAAAACCTTTTGGCCTTGGAGAACCTTCTTGAATCTCCGGAATTGGAGATCGTAAAGGCCGGTTCCGGGGATGAGGCGTTGTCCAAAACAATAGATCATGAATTTGCACTTATCCTTCTTGATGTACAGATGCCTGGTATGGACGGATATGAGACGGCGGAACTGTTAAGAAGTGTTAAAAAGACAAGTAAAATCCCTATTATTTTTGTTACTGCAGCGAACAAAGAAGATCATCATGTATTCAAGGGGTATGAATCGGGTGCGGTTGATTATCTTCTCAAACCTTTGGAACCGGTTATTCTTACAAGTAAGGTAAAAATATTCATTGAACTGCATCGGCAAAGAATACTGCTAGAAGAAAAAACGAGAGACCTGGATGCTAAGGTTGTTGAATTGGAAGCGTTGAAATTTGAACTTGAAGAAGAAGTTAAAGAGCGGAAAAAGGCCGAAGAGAAACAAAAGAGAACTACCAATTTTATTCGTGCGCTTCTTGATGCTGTGCCCACGCCGGTTTTTTATAAAGACAAGGAAGGGCGCTACCAGGGCTGTAATAATGCGTTTTCTACTTTTATGGGGCTGACCCCGGATGATATTCGAGGAAAGCGGGTAGATGAATTATGGCCTGGAGATCAGGCCGCTGTGTATCACCAAAAAGATCTTGAACTGATGCAGAATTCACGTCATCAGATTTATGAATTTAAGGTAACGGATAAAAATGGTGAGGCCAAACCTGTCATTTTTGCCAAGGATGTATTTCGTGATGAAAAGGGAACGGTTGCCGGTATCATCGGTGCCTTTTCTGATATTTCCGAGTTAAAACAGACACAAGAAGAGATCCGACGCTTGAGAAATTACCTGTCCAATATTATTGATTCCATGCCTTCCATTCTTATCGGCGTTGATAACGAAACCCGGATCACACATTGGAATCTTCGGGCCAGGAAGATAACCCGCATATCAGAGGAAGTTGCCAAAGGCCAATCGCTTGAAAAGATATTTCCACAACTTGAAAATTGGACGGAATATGTACAAAAGGCGATTGAATCGCAGCAGGTTTATCATCATTCACGTTCCACAAGGCAGGAGAAAGACAGGGTTGTTTATGAAGACATAACCATTTATCCGCTGGTAACCGATGGCGTGGGCGGCGCTGTGATCCGAATTGATGATGTAACCGAAAGGGTCAAGATGGAAGAGATGATGACCGAAACGGAAAAAATGCTTTCTGTAGGAGGCCTTGCAGCAGGGATAGCCCATGAAATCAATAATCCCCTGGCAGGGATGATGCAAAGTGCATATGTCATGAAGTCCCGGCTTGAAAGTAAGAATATGCCTGCAAATTTACAAGTTGCAGAGAAACTCGGTATTAAAATGGAGGATATCTGGGCTTTTATGGACAAGAGGGACATTTTTCGTATGATTGATGCGATTAATGACTCGGGTTCACGAGCGGCTGAGATTGTCAACACGATGCTTAGTTTTGCAAGGAAATCGAATGCCGGAGACATGTCTTCCCACTATCCCAACACGCTTATGGATGAAATTCTGGAACTGGCTGCCGCAGATTATGACCTTAAAAAAAAGTATGATTTCAAATCCATT comes from uncultured Desulfobacter sp. and encodes:
- a CDS encoding chemotaxis protein CheB — translated: MAVSKHSYEAVVVGVSAGGLAALVEVLPKFDINMMLPVMIVQHQSNDSDDFLVRYFDQLCRQSVREVEDKMPVESGTIYFAPANYHLLVEPDRTLSLSTEARVNYSRPSIDVLFESAADTYMDRLVGIILTGANPDGTNGAARIKELGGLIIAQDPETAEAKAMPMSVIKHVQVDHILPLNRIGDFVNRLN
- a CDS encoding PAS domain S-box protein; protein product: MKKISILAVDDRPENLLALENLLESPELEIVKAGSGDEALSKTIDHEFALILLDVQMPGMDGYETAELLRSVKKTSKIPIIFVTAANKEDHHVFKGYESGAVDYLLKPLEPVILTSKVKIFIELHRQRILLEEKTRDLDAKVVELEALKFELEEEVKERKKAEEKQKRTTNFIRALLDAVPTPVFYKDKEGRYQGCNNAFSTFMGLTPDDIRGKRVDELWPGDQAAVYHQKDLELMQNSRHQIYEFKVTDKNGEAKPVIFAKDVFRDEKGTVAGIIGAFSDISELKQTQEEIRRLRNYLSNIIDSMPSILIGVDNETRITHWNLRARKITRISEEVAKGQSLEKIFPQLENWTEYVQKAIESQQVYHHSRSTRQEKDRVVYEDITIYPLVTDGVGGAVIRIDDVTERVKMEEMMTETEKMLSVGGLAAGIAHEINNPLAGMMQSAYVMKSRLESKNMPANLQVAEKLGIKMEDIWAFMDKRDIFRMIDAINDSGSRAAEIVNTMLSFARKSNAGDMSSHYPNTLMDEILELAAADYDLKKKYDFKSIEIIKQYDEKLPMLLCEGARIQQVLLNILRNGAQAMHTAKTKFPRFIIRIYKVEESEMICMEIEDNGPGMDEETRSKVFDPFFTTKPVGIGTGLGLSVSYFIITKNHKGKIDVISEPGNGATFIIRLPIERDST